A region from the Candidatus Electrothrix scaldis genome encodes:
- a CDS encoding TOBE domain-containing protein yields the protein MSKHVNQENRPEDILYEIMGWAEEKPTITLLQALERTGSINKAAQTVGIQYRTAWQKICQLNNLLPYPLLNKRVGGSGGGGSALTEEGQLLLNRIKLLQREFTQFKQFAAEDPQEALATIQTLRRIEMKLSARNVWIGQVVEIQHGAVNSVVHIQLKGQDRITSMITDASVTRLGLKKGLEVMTIVKAPSVTLGLDIDPQKISARNILTGIISNILPGAVNDEITIELTGGSTVTSIITSASVERLGLTLGTPVSAIIKASDVLLAVA from the coding sequence ATGTCAAAACACGTCAACCAAGAAAACAGACCTGAGGATATCCTCTATGAAATCATGGGTTGGGCTGAAGAGAAGCCGACTATCACCCTGCTCCAGGCCCTGGAACGGACCGGCTCCATTAATAAAGCTGCCCAGACCGTAGGAATTCAATATCGAACAGCCTGGCAAAAAATCTGCCAGCTCAATAACCTCCTCCCCTACCCTCTGCTCAACAAACGAGTGGGAGGCAGCGGTGGCGGCGGATCTGCACTCACCGAAGAGGGACAGCTCTTGCTGAATCGGATCAAGCTCCTCCAGCGAGAGTTCACCCAGTTTAAACAATTTGCAGCTGAAGATCCCCAAGAGGCCTTGGCCACCATCCAAACACTCCGGAGAATCGAAATGAAACTCAGCGCCCGCAACGTATGGATCGGTCAGGTTGTCGAAATCCAACACGGTGCTGTAAATAGCGTAGTCCATATCCAGCTTAAAGGACAAGACCGTATCACCTCGATGATCACCGACGCCTCGGTCACCAGATTAGGCCTCAAAAAAGGCCTGGAGGTGATGACCATCGTCAAGGCCCCCAGTGTCACCTTGGGCCTGGATATTGATCCGCAAAAAATCTCTGCCCGGAATATCCTCACCGGCATAATCAGCAATATCCTTCCCGGTGCAGTGAATGATGAAATCACCATAGAACTCACTGGTGGTAGTACAGTTACCTCCATTATTACCTCGGCCAGTGTCGAACGCCTGGGATTAACCCTTGGCACACCTGTTTCAGCGATCATTAAAGCCTCGGACGTGCTTCTTGCTGTGGCTTGA
- the modA gene encoding molybdate ABC transporter substrate-binding protein: MKIKTLIILFLFHLFPVAASAETVYLSAAASMTDAIKEIITGFHASHPQVKIQTNFGSSGGLAKQIDQGAPGDIYISANPKWVNYLVEKQLIAPKNNRILAYNKLVFLGEKRSSPLTLEKLTELERIAIGSPKSVPAGQYSKQTLEHAKIYTALKQANKLVLAKDVRQALLYADRGEVDGAFVYRTDALMARNAEILFTVPDDYHDRVAYPVGLTESGAKNAAAKALYEYMGTPDAKKVLQQFGFEVED, from the coding sequence ATGAAGATAAAAACCCTGATTATTCTGTTCCTCTTCCACCTCTTTCCAGTTGCTGCTTCGGCAGAGACCGTTTATCTTTCTGCTGCTGCCAGCATGACCGATGCCATCAAAGAGATTATTACCGGCTTTCACGCCAGCCATCCTCAGGTAAAAATCCAAACCAATTTTGGTTCCTCAGGAGGACTGGCCAAACAGATTGACCAAGGTGCTCCCGGTGATATCTATATTTCCGCCAATCCCAAATGGGTGAACTACCTGGTGGAAAAGCAACTTATCGCCCCGAAGAACAACCGCATCCTTGCCTATAATAAGCTGGTCTTTCTCGGAGAAAAACGTTCCTCCCCTCTCACCTTAGAGAAACTTACCGAGCTTGAGCGCATTGCCATCGGCAGCCCGAAGAGTGTTCCAGCGGGCCAATACAGCAAGCAGACCCTGGAGCATGCCAAAATATATACAGCACTTAAACAGGCAAACAAGCTGGTTCTGGCCAAAGATGTACGCCAGGCCCTGCTCTATGCAGACCGGGGCGAGGTGGACGGAGCCTTTGTCTACCGAACCGATGCCCTCATGGCCCGGAATGCAGAAATTCTCTTTACAGTGCCGGACGATTATCATGACCGAGTGGCTTACCCTGTCGGCCTGACCGAGTCCGGCGCAAAAAACGCAGCAGCAAAGGCATTATATGAATACATGGGCACACCTGATGCGAAAAAAGTATTACAACAGTTTGGTTTTGAGGTGGAAGATTAA
- the ppcA gene encoding phosphoenolpyruvate carboxylase, giving the protein MINIPRCMSTQHPDNASIPFFASGSALVGEDEIREAYYAFSHLGCDEQMWDVEGKEIDTYVVKKLLSYYPEYFRENVLGEDLRITLRVPNPTVEKAEGKILLETLESIPRSYDAAQLFYERDAPPIFEVILPMATSACCIDRIYRYYADHIIGRQQERFSCGDITIAEWIGEFAPSRIQVIPLFEDVDSMLNCADIVADYLADKDVEDQRVFLARSDTAMNYGLVPAALANKIALERLDDLSQHSGVRIHPILGMGSAPFRGGLSPRTAERVGREYPSVPTFSIQSAFKFDYPVDEVRAACRHLRERTIGRAAPIDIERAESVIARYSKAYRHRLIELAPHINRMAKYIPGRRARKLHVGLFGYSREIGEVSLPRAISFTCALYTLGLPPEFIAFEELTKDDLAFMLEVYPSFAAKLQDALCFVDFDGPLMTNTLRAALDNSGLHYETNEEHLAIVQRIRSDLQRGDSSHTTDMLVRAALIRKFLG; this is encoded by the coding sequence ATGATAAACATTCCCCGCTGCATGAGCACCCAGCATCCCGATAATGCCTCTATCCCCTTCTTTGCTTCGGGATCAGCGCTGGTTGGTGAAGACGAAATCCGTGAGGCCTACTACGCCTTTTCCCATCTTGGTTGTGATGAACAGATGTGGGATGTGGAAGGCAAAGAAATCGACACCTACGTCGTCAAGAAACTCCTCTCCTATTACCCTGAGTACTTCCGGGAGAATGTCCTTGGCGAAGACCTGCGCATCACCCTTCGGGTACCCAACCCGACTGTGGAAAAGGCTGAGGGCAAAATCCTCCTGGAGACCCTGGAAAGCATCCCTCGCTCCTACGATGCTGCCCAGCTTTTCTATGAGCGGGACGCGCCTCCGATCTTTGAGGTGATCCTGCCTATGGCGACCTCGGCCTGCTGCATAGACCGCATCTACCGCTATTACGCAGATCATATCATCGGACGCCAGCAGGAGCGCTTCAGCTGTGGGGATATAACCATTGCCGAATGGATAGGCGAGTTTGCGCCCTCCCGGATTCAGGTCATTCCCCTGTTCGAGGATGTGGATTCGATGCTCAACTGTGCAGACATTGTTGCTGATTATCTGGCAGATAAGGATGTGGAGGACCAGCGGGTCTTTCTCGCCCGTTCTGACACAGCCATGAACTACGGCCTGGTTCCGGCTGCCCTTGCCAATAAAATCGCCCTTGAACGCCTGGATGATCTTTCCCAGCATAGCGGTGTGCGCATCCATCCCATCCTCGGCATGGGCTCGGCTCCGTTCCGGGGCGGTCTTTCCCCGCGAACCGCAGAGCGGGTTGGTCGAGAGTATCCCAGCGTTCCCACCTTTTCCATCCAGTCGGCCTTTAAATTCGACTATCCCGTGGATGAAGTCCGGGCCGCATGCAGGCATCTTAGAGAACGCACCATTGGCCGAGCGGCTCCCATCGATATTGAGCGAGCCGAGTCTGTCATTGCGCGCTATAGCAAGGCCTATCGGCACCGCCTTATTGAGCTGGCGCCCCATATCAACCGGATGGCCAAATACATTCCAGGCCGTCGTGCCCGCAAGCTCCATGTTGGTCTATTTGGGTATTCCCGTGAGATCGGCGAGGTGAGCCTGCCCCGTGCAATCTCCTTTACCTGTGCCTTGTATACCTTGGGCCTGCCGCCTGAATTTATCGCCTTTGAAGAACTCACCAAGGATGATCTTGCCTTTATGCTGGAGGTCTACCCTTCCTTTGCTGCCAAACTTCAGGATGCCCTCTGCTTTGTCGATTTTGATGGACCGCTGATGACCAATACCCTGCGCGCTGCCCTGGACAATTCAGGCCTGCACTACGAGACCAACGAAGAGCATCTTGCCATTGTCCAACGGATTCGTAGTGATCTTCAGCGGGGAGATTCATCGCACACGACAGATATGTTGGTGCGGGCTGCGTTGATTCGGAAGTTTTTGGGATAA
- a CDS encoding type II toxin-antitoxin system HicB family antitoxin, producing the protein MNNMICYKEHLGSVHYSDDDRLFYGKLEYIKSLVNYEGTDVIGLRQAFEEAVDDYLALCTEEGLEPERPFKGSFNVRTGCDLHRRAAIYALECGSNLNKVVTEALEQYLMTHSPCSGSD; encoded by the coding sequence ATGAACAACATGATATGTTATAAAGAACACTTAGGTTCTGTGCATTACAGTGATGATGACCGGCTATTCTATGGAAAATTGGAATATATCAAAAGTCTGGTCAACTATGAAGGCACGGATGTTATCGGACTGCGACAGGCTTTTGAGGAAGCAGTTGATGATTACCTGGCCCTTTGCACAGAAGAAGGTCTGGAGCCGGAACGCCCTTTCAAGGGAAGTTTCAATGTACGGACAGGCTGCGACCTCCATCGCAGGGCGGCAATATATGCGCTAGAATGCGGCTCGAATCTGAACAAGGTTGTTACTGAGGCGTTGGAACAGTATCTGATGACGCATTCTCCATGCAGCGGCTCTGATTAA